In Nilaparvata lugens isolate BPH chromosome 5, ASM1435652v1, whole genome shotgun sequence, the following proteins share a genomic window:
- the LOC111057468 gene encoding mediator of RNA polymerase II transcription subunit 10 produces MASSLENLETQLEMFIENVRQIRIIVADFQPQGQNVLNQKIQSLVYGLQEVDKLRSQVQDVHVPLEVFDYIDNGRNPQLYTKDCIEKALTKNEQVKGKIDAYKKFKGQMLVELNNVFPNELAKYRAIRGDDRSVS; encoded by the exons atgGCGTCGTCACTAGAAAATTTGGAAACCCAATTAGAAATGTTTATTGAGAATGTACGACAGATTCGGATTATTGTTGCAGACTTTCAACCTCAAGGGCAAAACGTACTGAACCAAAAGAT CCAATCCCTTGTATACGGTCTGCAGGAAGTTGACAAACTACGATCTCAAGTTCAGGATGTTCACGTACCATTGGAGGTTTTTGA CTACATTGACAATGGCCGTAACCCACAGTTGTATACCAAAGACTGTATCGAAAAGGCACTCACCAAGAATGAGCAGGTGAAAGGAAAAATTGATGCTTACAAAAAGTTCAAAGGACAAATGCTTGTAGAACTAAACAACGTGTTCCCCAATGAGCTGGCAAAATATCGTGCTATTCGTGGTGATGACAGATCTGTTTCTTGA